From one Paeniglutamicibacter psychrophenolicus genomic stretch:
- the crtI gene encoding phytoene desaturase family protein: MKNTPTDTGRTVVVIGGGFSGLATAGLLAVSGHRVTLLEKQEELGGRAGRLRRAGFSFDTGPSWYLMPAVIEHWFELMGTSTQNELDLVDLPIGYRTWFQSDYTPLDMPSGAGAREAFESLQPGAGAALEKYLEKAAESHHLALEHFLYADLSDPASVLDPRLLPLLPRLAPLLAGSLESFVAKRFSDPRLRQILGYPAVFLGSSPKRTPALYQLMSHLDLTQGVKYPMGGFAQLVDAMASLCKDAGVQVITGAEATGIEVSGTGANARARGVRWIQEGTQRHLEAQTVVGAADLHHLETGLLPPEYRSSSAASWKRRDPGPSAVLLCLGIAGRLPGLSHHNLLFTADWDDNFGRIHRGEDLAEETSLYVCMPSATDPSVAPADHENLFILVPSPALPAWGTGGPDGTGSAQVEAVADAALDQLAAWVGIEDLRERIVVRQSFGPGDFAQNVNAWQGGALGLAHTLGQSAFFRPSNHSSKVHGLHYAGSSVRPGIGIPMCLISAEIIAKKINGITGKGPIDPGRPAWAAAAPRTASAREARP; the protein is encoded by the coding sequence ATGAAAAACACACCAACCGACACCGGACGCACGGTGGTGGTCATCGGCGGAGGATTCTCCGGCCTGGCCACCGCCGGCCTGCTGGCCGTCTCCGGCCACCGGGTGACCCTGCTGGAAAAGCAGGAAGAGCTCGGCGGCCGCGCCGGACGACTGCGGCGCGCAGGATTCAGCTTCGACACCGGGCCCTCGTGGTACCTGATGCCGGCGGTCATCGAGCATTGGTTCGAACTCATGGGAACCTCCACCCAGAACGAGCTGGATCTGGTGGACCTGCCCATCGGTTACCGCACCTGGTTCCAGAGCGACTACACGCCGCTGGACATGCCGTCCGGTGCCGGGGCCCGGGAAGCCTTTGAATCCCTGCAGCCAGGTGCGGGCGCCGCGCTGGAGAAATACCTGGAAAAGGCCGCCGAGAGCCACCACCTGGCCCTGGAACATTTCCTCTATGCCGATCTTTCCGACCCCGCTTCCGTACTCGACCCCCGGCTGCTGCCGCTGTTGCCCAGGCTCGCGCCGCTGCTGGCCGGCTCCCTGGAGTCCTTCGTGGCCAAGCGATTCAGCGATCCGCGGCTGCGCCAGATCCTGGGCTATCCCGCGGTGTTCCTGGGTTCGAGCCCCAAACGCACCCCGGCGCTCTACCAGCTGATGAGCCATCTGGACCTGACCCAGGGCGTGAAGTACCCCATGGGCGGCTTCGCGCAGCTGGTCGATGCCATGGCCTCGCTCTGCAAGGATGCCGGGGTGCAGGTCATCACCGGGGCCGAGGCCACCGGAATCGAGGTCTCCGGCACCGGTGCGAACGCCCGGGCCCGGGGCGTGCGCTGGATCCAGGAAGGCACCCAACGGCATCTGGAGGCGCAGACCGTGGTGGGAGCCGCGGACCTGCACCACCTGGAGACCGGACTGCTCCCGCCGGAGTATCGCTCATCCTCAGCAGCCAGTTGGAAACGGCGCGATCCGGGACCCAGCGCCGTACTGCTCTGCCTGGGCATCGCCGGCAGGCTCCCGGGGCTCAGCCACCACAACCTGTTGTTCACCGCCGATTGGGACGACAACTTCGGGCGCATCCACCGCGGGGAGGACCTCGCGGAGGAAACCAGCCTGTACGTCTGCATGCCCAGCGCGACCGATCCCTCCGTGGCACCGGCGGACCACGAGAACCTGTTCATCCTGGTTCCGTCCCCGGCCCTGCCCGCGTGGGGAACCGGCGGCCCCGATGGCACCGGCTCCGCGCAGGTGGAGGCCGTCGCCGATGCGGCCCTGGACCAGCTGGCCGCCTGGGTCGGGATCGAGGACCTGCGTGAGCGAATCGTGGTGCGCCAGAGCTTTGGCCCCGGAGATTTCGCGCAGAACGTCAATGCCTGGCAGGGCGGGGCGCTGGGGCTGGCCCACACGCTGGGCCAGTCGGCCTTCTTCCGTCCCTCGAACCACAGCTCGAAGGTCCACGGGCTGCACTACGCCGGCAGCTCGGTGCGTCCGGGGATCGGCATCCCGATGTGCCTGATCAGTGCCGAAATCATTGCCAAGAAAATCAACGGGATCACGGGGAAGGGGCCCATCGACCCCGGCCGCCCGGCATGGGCGGCCGCAGCCCCGCGCACCGCATCCGCCCGGGAGGCACGCCCGTGA
- a CDS encoding phytoene/squalene synthase family protein, translating into MNHHTMAGTGGPTALQRYSATASSSARVVITRYSTSFSLACRLLGGPAREHISNIYALVRLADEVVDGVAHEAGLEAREVAAALEQLEAETEAALASGYSTNMIVHAFACTARSQGIDTELTRPFFASMRSDLQVASHDADTLKGYIYGSAEVVGLMCLRVFGSMPGAPAGHQAETEAAARRLGAAFQKVNFLRDLAADTSELGRSYFPGLDPRTFSDGHKNALVREIRADLDAAALGIEHLAPGAARAVAMAHGLFSELNHRLERTPAAELMTRRISVPPGRKALIALRTALGRRPTTATATAATKGRP; encoded by the coding sequence ATGAACCATCACACCATGGCGGGAACCGGCGGGCCCACCGCCCTGCAACGCTATTCGGCCACGGCCAGCAGCAGCGCCCGGGTGGTCATCACCCGCTATTCCACGTCCTTCTCGCTGGCCTGCCGCCTGCTGGGCGGCCCCGCCCGCGAGCACATCTCCAACATCTACGCCCTGGTGCGCCTGGCCGACGAGGTCGTCGACGGGGTCGCCCACGAGGCGGGCCTCGAAGCCCGGGAGGTCGCCGCGGCGCTCGAACAACTCGAGGCCGAAACCGAGGCGGCGCTGGCCAGCGGCTACAGCACCAACATGATCGTGCACGCTTTCGCCTGCACCGCCCGGTCCCAGGGCATCGACACCGAGCTGACCCGCCCGTTCTTCGCCTCGATGCGCAGCGACCTGCAGGTCGCCAGCCACGACGCGGACACCCTGAAGGGCTACATCTACGGATCGGCGGAAGTCGTGGGTCTCATGTGCCTGCGGGTGTTCGGCTCCATGCCCGGCGCCCCGGCCGGGCACCAGGCGGAAACCGAGGCCGCCGCCCGGCGCCTGGGTGCGGCCTTCCAGAAGGTCAATTTCCTGCGCGACCTTGCCGCCGACACCTCCGAACTGGGACGCAGCTACTTCCCGGGGCTGGATCCGCGCACCTTCTCCGACGGGCACAAGAACGCCCTGGTGCGGGAGATCCGCGCGGACCTTGACGCCGCGGCCCTTGGAATCGAGCATCTGGCGCCTGGAGCCGCCCGCGCCGTGGCAATGGCCCACGGGCTGTTCAGCGAGCTGAACCACCGGCTCGAACGCACCCCCGCCGCCGAGCTCATGACCCGGCGGATCTCGGTACCGCCCGGACGCAAGGCACTGATCGCGCTGCGCACTGCCCTGGGCCGACGCCCCACCACCGCCACCGCCACCGCGGCGACCAAAGGACGACCATGA
- a CDS encoding polyprenyl synthetase family protein yields MSLPSQSPAQTCRPRPAPASDALQQPVRLHLAAVIQEHREAAGEYSKAAETLWTRIGQALEGGKLTRPRLVLLGHEAFASPAAGETESAERLQRVIQLGCAFELLHGSLLMHDDVIDRDFTRRGRPTLSALYRDDALARGKTAQDAEHAGHSAAIIAGDLLLAAAIKLARCAADSLPAADAIENSFHQAIHHAAAGELEDLLFSLGPVPAQVHEVLRMEKLKTAAYSFQVPLHTGALLAGADAAGAAALANIGSQLGVAYQLIDDILGTFGDPEQTGKSIESDLREGKSTILTAMAAATPGFSTHLQLFRDPDADVPAMRSALEAAGAERFARQLAHDLCAGATSASRTLNLPVNVSAELEEFADLILNRGA; encoded by the coding sequence ATGAGCCTGCCCAGCCAAAGTCCCGCGCAGACTTGCAGACCACGACCAGCCCCGGCATCGGACGCGCTCCAGCAGCCTGTCCGGCTCCACCTGGCGGCCGTCATCCAGGAGCATCGGGAGGCCGCCGGCGAGTATTCGAAGGCCGCCGAAACACTCTGGACCCGCATCGGGCAGGCCCTGGAAGGAGGCAAGCTCACCCGGCCACGGTTGGTGCTGCTGGGCCACGAGGCCTTCGCTTCCCCCGCCGCCGGCGAAACCGAGTCCGCGGAGCGTCTTCAACGTGTCATCCAGCTCGGCTGCGCCTTTGAGTTGCTCCACGGTTCGCTGTTGATGCACGACGACGTGATAGATCGCGATTTCACCCGCCGCGGGCGCCCCACCCTTTCGGCGTTGTACCGCGACGATGCCCTGGCCCGGGGCAAGACCGCGCAGGACGCCGAACACGCGGGGCACTCGGCCGCCATCATCGCCGGGGACCTGCTGCTGGCCGCCGCCATCAAGCTCGCCCGGTGCGCCGCCGATTCGCTGCCCGCTGCCGACGCCATCGAGAATTCCTTCCACCAGGCCATCCACCACGCCGCCGCCGGCGAGTTGGAGGACCTGCTTTTCTCCCTGGGCCCCGTTCCGGCACAGGTACACGAGGTGCTGCGCATGGAGAAGCTGAAGACCGCCGCGTACTCGTTCCAGGTGCCGCTGCATACCGGGGCGCTGCTGGCCGGTGCCGATGCCGCCGGGGCCGCGGCCCTGGCCAACATCGGCAGCCAGCTGGGAGTCGCCTACCAGCTCATCGACGACATCCTGGGGACCTTCGGCGATCCCGAGCAGACGGGAAAGTCCATCGAGTCGGACCTGCGCGAAGGCAAAAGCACCATCCTCACGGCCATGGCCGCGGCCACTCCCGGATTCAGCACCCATCTGCAGCTCTTCCGTGATCCGGATGCGGACGTCCCGGCCATGCGCTCGGCACTGGAAGCTGCGGGCGCGGAGCGCTTCGCCCGGCAACTGGCGCATGACCTGTGCGCCGGAGCCACTTCGGCCTCGCGCACGCTCAACCTGCCCGTGAACGTCAGTGCCGAGCTCGAGGAATTTGCCGACCTGATCCTGAACCGGGGCGCCTAG
- a CDS encoding MarR family winged helix-turn-helix transcriptional regulator: MIQASTGETSGPHAASALLHSVLRRNAALEHALCRHLGINETDFQALQHLMLDHPMTPRDLAAKLNISSAATTALIDRMNGRGFVMRLAHPTDRRSLLLRPSPLAVTRTMAALRPLFDDAELAIQGLNPEGQRAVVRYLEHILSVMQTRIDSLTPPPATKKRNERS; the protein is encoded by the coding sequence GTGATCCAGGCTTCCACCGGCGAGACATCCGGCCCGCACGCGGCGTCCGCACTGCTGCATTCGGTGCTCAGGCGTAACGCCGCGCTGGAGCATGCCCTATGCCGCCACCTCGGCATCAACGAGACCGATTTCCAGGCCCTGCAGCACCTGATGCTCGACCATCCCATGACTCCCCGGGATCTGGCGGCGAAGCTGAACATCTCCAGCGCCGCCACCACCGCTTTGATTGACCGGATGAATGGACGCGGGTTCGTGATGCGCTTGGCCCACCCCACCGACCGGCGCAGCCTGTTGCTCAGGCCCAGCCCCCTGGCCGTGACCCGGACCATGGCCGCGCTGCGGCCGCTCTTCGACGACGCCGAACTCGCCATCCAGGGGCTGAACCCCGAGGGGCAACGCGCAGTGGTGCGCTACCTGGAACACATCCTCTCCGTCATGCAAACCCGGATCGATTCCCTCACACCTCCGCCCGCCACCAAGAAACGGAACGAACGATCATGA
- a CDS encoding TspO/MBR family protein yields MQSTPPASIASRIICAAAVFAAIAGAFIGSGALGGTPIAEAAGGRLGSDSTLLAPGTGAFSIWSVVYLGLVVYAIWQLTPEAARSATQRRIRPLAAGSAVLNALWIGVVQLGWLGASVVVMLFLLAVLAGIFVLMRPRIEGRAERWIMGLTFGPYLGWVSVATVANIAAWLSSLGVGAGATWTVALACVLVVVAALIGALTVAFSGGRIAAAVAMVWGIAWIGVGRSDGGLESGTVATAAYCAAGALLLFALVSAARRRIRGNAATAVAA; encoded by the coding sequence ATGCAATCGACACCACCGGCGTCCATCGCGAGCCGGATCATCTGCGCAGCGGCAGTGTTCGCCGCCATCGCCGGGGCTTTCATCGGAAGCGGCGCGCTGGGCGGCACGCCCATTGCCGAGGCCGCCGGCGGTCGGCTTGGATCCGACTCGACACTGCTGGCCCCGGGCACCGGAGCCTTCTCGATCTGGAGCGTGGTCTACCTCGGGCTCGTCGTCTACGCGATCTGGCAACTGACGCCCGAGGCGGCCCGCAGTGCCACACAGCGTCGGATCCGCCCCCTGGCTGCCGGCTCGGCCGTCCTCAACGCGCTGTGGATCGGCGTGGTGCAACTGGGCTGGCTCGGCGCCAGTGTCGTGGTGATGCTGTTTCTGTTGGCCGTGTTGGCCGGCATCTTCGTGCTGATGCGGCCGCGGATCGAGGGGCGCGCCGAGCGCTGGATCATGGGTTTGACCTTCGGTCCGTACCTGGGCTGGGTCAGCGTCGCCACCGTGGCGAACATCGCCGCGTGGCTCTCCTCCCTCGGCGTGGGTGCCGGGGCGACCTGGACCGTGGCGCTGGCCTGCGTCCTGGTGGTGGTGGCCGCCCTCATCGGTGCCCTGACGGTCGCGTTCTCCGGGGGCCGCATCGCGGCCGCCGTGGCCATGGTGTGGGGCATTGCCTGGATCGGAGTGGGACGCAGCGACGGTGGACTGGAATCCGGCACCGTCGCGACCGCCGCCTATTGCGCTGCCGGGGCCCTGCTGCTCTTCGCACTCGTTTCGGCCGCAAGGCGCAGGATCCGCGGGAACGCAGCGACAGCGGTGGCGGCATGA
- a CDS encoding SDR family oxidoreductase encodes MSIIAVTGATGYIGGRLVPLLLEQGHSVRVLTRRGNALRDVPWGTRVQIVEGDLTDPQAAAQLCEGAEVLYYLVHSMGGTSNFAPVEERCAHTIVEAAQSAGIGRLVYLSGLHPEGELSRHLASRVEVGRILESSGIPTITLQAGLIIGSGSASFEMVRHLTDVLPVMPAPRWVLNRVQPIAVRDALHYLGACAGLPPEVSGTYDIGGPEAHSYGDMMRLYADAAGIRRPVILALPVLTPWLAAQWVNLVTPIPRSLAIPLVESLQHDCVMRNRDIDAVIDRPAEGLTGYRRSVELALAKMRDDTVETTWTTAHALEAPAEPLPSDPQWAGHTVFTDVRERETNASPSALFRVIASLGGETGYYSLPGAWALRGLLDKLAGGVGLRRGRRNRTSLALGDAVDWWRVEELVPDRLLRLRAEMRVPGRAWLELSVEPTETGSRYRQRAVFFPEGLAGRLYWLAILPFHGVIFSSMARRITTAAEGLEAKDEA; translated from the coding sequence ATGAGCATCATCGCCGTCACCGGGGCCACCGGCTACATCGGCGGGCGACTGGTTCCGCTGCTGCTGGAACAGGGCCATAGCGTGCGGGTGCTCACCCGCCGCGGCAACGCCCTGCGCGACGTTCCCTGGGGAACGCGGGTGCAGATCGTGGAAGGGGACCTCACCGATCCGCAGGCCGCCGCCCAACTGTGTGAGGGAGCCGAGGTCCTCTACTACCTGGTCCACTCCATGGGCGGCACCAGCAATTTTGCCCCCGTCGAGGAACGCTGCGCCCACACCATCGTGGAAGCGGCCCAATCCGCAGGAATCGGGCGTCTGGTCTATCTCTCGGGACTGCATCCCGAGGGCGAGCTGAGTCGCCACCTCGCCTCACGGGTCGAGGTCGGGCGGATCCTGGAATCCAGCGGCATTCCCACCATCACGCTGCAGGCCGGGCTGATCATCGGCTCCGGGTCCGCCAGCTTCGAGATGGTCCGCCACCTCACCGACGTGCTTCCGGTGATGCCGGCCCCGCGCTGGGTGCTGAACCGGGTCCAGCCCATAGCCGTGCGCGACGCCCTGCACTACCTGGGCGCATGCGCGGGCCTGCCGCCGGAAGTGTCCGGCACCTACGACATCGGCGGGCCGGAGGCACACAGCTACGGGGACATGATGCGCCTCTACGCCGATGCCGCGGGCATCCGCCGCCCGGTCATCCTGGCGCTGCCGGTGCTGACCCCGTGGCTGGCGGCCCAGTGGGTCAACCTGGTCACCCCGATCCCGCGCTCGCTGGCCATTCCGCTGGTCGAGTCCCTGCAGCACGACTGCGTGATGCGAAACCGCGACATCGATGCGGTCATCGACCGCCCCGCCGAGGGGCTGACCGGATACCGGCGCTCGGTCGAGCTGGCGCTGGCCAAGATGCGCGACGACACCGTGGAAACCACATGGACGACCGCACACGCCCTGGAAGCTCCGGCCGAGCCGCTGCCCTCGGATCCGCAATGGGCCGGGCACACCGTCTTCACCGATGTCCGGGAGCGGGAAACCAACGCGAGTCCCTCCGCGCTGTTCCGGGTCATCGCGTCACTCGGCGGGGAAACCGGCTACTACTCGCTGCCCGGAGCCTGGGCGCTGCGCGGGTTGCTGGACAAGCTCGCCGGGGGAGTGGGCCTGCGCCGCGGGCGGCGCAACCGCACCTCCCTGGCGCTGGGCGACGCGGTGGACTGGTGGCGCGTGGAGGAGCTGGTGCCCGATCGCCTGCTGCGCCTGCGTGCGGAAATGCGGGTCCCCGGACGGGCTTGGCTGGAGCTCTCGGTGGAACCGACCGAAACCGGAAGCCGCTACCGGCAACGTGCGGTGTTCTTCCCCGAGGGATTGGCGGGCCGGCTCTACTGGCTGGCGATCCTGCCCTTCCACGGGGTGATCTTCTCCTCCATGGCCCGCCGCATCACCACTGCCGCCGAGGGGCTCGAGGCCAAGGACGAAGCCTAG
- a CDS encoding MarR family winged helix-turn-helix transcriptional regulator — protein sequence MDREELPTIFNLASSDPRSELIDRSQLSEETLQQIDRIMAEMGRLRAVERKISRASQSYMKLNETDMRAIRFLISAKHTDSAVTPGMLAKHLGISTASVTKMVDRLEKAGHVVRAAHPTDRRSLCITVTPETHLAARQQVGRHHAARFGAAARLSPAEREVVIRFLAETALDLEDSIGSVGETKPPED from the coding sequence GTGGACCGCGAGGAACTTCCCACCATCTTCAACCTTGCCTCGAGCGACCCTCGCAGCGAGTTGATCGACAGGTCGCAGCTCAGCGAGGAAACGCTTCAGCAGATCGATCGGATCATGGCCGAGATGGGTAGGCTGCGGGCGGTTGAGCGCAAAATCTCCCGTGCGTCGCAAAGCTACATGAAGCTGAACGAGACCGACATGCGGGCCATCAGGTTCCTGATCTCGGCCAAGCACACCGACTCCGCGGTGACCCCGGGCATGTTGGCCAAGCACCTGGGCATCAGCACCGCCTCGGTGACGAAGATGGTTGACCGGCTGGAGAAGGCGGGGCATGTGGTACGCGCGGCACACCCCACCGACCGCCGGTCCCTGTGCATCACCGTGACCCCCGAGACGCACCTTGCCGCCCGCCAACAGGTCGGTCGGCACCACGCCGCGCGCTTCGGCGCGGCCGCGCGGCTGAGCCCCGCCGAACGCGAGGTGGTCATCCGGTTCCTCGCCGAAACGGCCCTGGACCTCGAGGACAGCATCGGCTCGGTCGGCGAGACCAAGCCCCCCGAAGACTAG
- the rlmN gene encoding 23S rRNA (adenine(2503)-C(2))-methyltransferase RlmN: MRISESRAKAEGRAQVRPTAEGWKQAMGEDGRPQLQFTAKARVSQPPVHLADLTLAERAEKLKELGLPGFRAKQLSVHYFQHYTTDPELMSDLPKDRRAEIAEVMFPKLLTEVKRLATDDGRTIKFLWRLFDGSLVESVLMRYSNRITLCISSQCGCGMNCPFCATGQAGLTRNMSTAEILDQIVQANRVIAEGGLGGQKHPEERVGNIVFMGMGEPLANYKRVMNAVRRMVAETPEGLGMSARGITVSTVGLVPAINKLAEEGIPVTFALSLHAPDDELRDEMIPVNSRWKVDEAIDAAFNYYVKTGRRVSIEYALIKDMNDHGWRADLLARKLNARGRGWVHVNPIPLNPTPGSVWTASEADVTAEFIDRLESAGVPTTLRDTRGKEIDGACGQLAAAE; encoded by the coding sequence ATGCGCATCTCCGAATCCCGGGCCAAGGCCGAGGGTCGCGCCCAGGTGCGCCCCACCGCCGAGGGGTGGAAGCAGGCCATGGGCGAGGACGGCCGCCCGCAGCTCCAATTCACCGCCAAGGCCCGCGTCAGCCAGCCGCCGGTGCACCTTGCCGACCTGACCCTGGCCGAGCGTGCGGAAAAGCTCAAGGAACTGGGCCTGCCAGGATTCCGCGCCAAGCAGCTCTCGGTGCACTACTTCCAGCACTACACCACCGATCCCGAGCTGATGAGCGATCTTCCCAAGGACCGCCGCGCCGAGATCGCCGAGGTCATGTTCCCCAAGCTTTTGACCGAGGTCAAACGGCTGGCCACCGACGATGGGCGAACCATCAAGTTCCTCTGGCGCCTCTTTGACGGGTCGCTGGTCGAGTCGGTGCTGATGCGCTACAGCAACCGCATCACCCTGTGCATCTCCTCGCAGTGCGGCTGCGGCATGAACTGCCCGTTCTGCGCCACCGGCCAGGCAGGTCTGACCCGCAACATGTCCACTGCCGAAATCCTGGACCAGATCGTCCAGGCCAACCGCGTCATCGCCGAAGGCGGGCTGGGCGGCCAGAAGCACCCCGAAGAGCGCGTGGGCAACATCGTGTTCATGGGCATGGGCGAGCCGCTGGCCAACTACAAGCGCGTGATGAACGCCGTGCGCCGCATGGTCGCCGAGACCCCCGAGGGCCTGGGCATGTCCGCCCGCGGCATCACGGTCTCCACCGTGGGCCTGGTGCCCGCCATCAATAAGCTGGCCGAGGAAGGCATCCCTGTCACCTTCGCCCTGTCGCTGCATGCGCCGGATGACGAGCTGCGCGACGAGATGATCCCGGTGAACTCGCGCTGGAAGGTCGACGAGGCAATTGACGCCGCGTTCAACTACTACGTGAAGACCGGTCGCCGCGTCTCCATCGAGTACGCGCTGATCAAGGACATGAACGACCACGGCTGGCGCGCGGACCTGCTGGCCCGCAAGCTCAACGCCCGTGGCCGCGGCTGGGTGCACGTGAACCCGATCCCGCTGAACCCGACCCCGGGCTCGGTCTGGACCGCTTCCGAGGCCGACGTCACGGCGGAATTCATCGACCGCCTCGAATCCGCCGGAGTGCCGACCACGCTGCGCGACACCCGCGGCAAGGAAATCGACGGGGCCTGCGGGCAGCTCGCCGCTGCTGAGTAG
- a CDS encoding carboxymuconolactone decarboxylase family protein: protein MSLAAPFFLDKSDTASWKALNGLSLKVKEAADAAGLGTRLIELLNVRISQINGCSFCLDMHSRMALEAGETTQRLAVLSTWRETSLFDDLESAALSVAEATTTLPDSETRIAELAASRLVLDDAQFSAIQWAAIAMNAFNRVSILSQHPVRPSKK, encoded by the coding sequence ATGTCGTTGGCAGCACCGTTTTTCCTGGACAAGTCCGACACCGCGAGCTGGAAGGCCCTGAACGGGCTCTCGCTCAAGGTGAAGGAAGCCGCGGATGCCGCCGGGCTGGGCACCAGGCTCATTGAGTTGCTCAACGTGCGCATCTCGCAGATCAACGGCTGCTCGTTCTGCCTGGATATGCACTCTCGGATGGCGCTTGAGGCCGGCGAGACCACCCAGCGCCTTGCGGTGCTCTCCACCTGGCGCGAGACCTCACTCTTCGACGACCTGGAATCCGCGGCGCTCTCGGTCGCCGAGGCGACCACCACGTTGCCGGATTCCGAGACCCGGATTGCCGAGCTCGCCGCATCCCGGTTGGTGTTGGACGACGCGCAGTTCTCCGCGATCCAGTGGGCAGCGATCGCCATGAACGCCTTCAACCGCGTCTCGATCCTGTCCCAGCACCCGGTGCGTCCGAGCAAGAAGTAG
- a CDS encoding oxygenase MpaB family protein has protein sequence MAAGTAKSQGTQTRSESVLSRFAPECVYLLGGGRAILMQLALPGVGHGVARHSSFAANPLGRLNGTLTYIYALSNGTDAHRAKVREIVHAAHAPVKAPAAKDGSHPAYSARDPKLQLWVAATLYDSAMQIQHAVFPPLDDETAEALYCEYAQLGTELGMPAHLWPATRADFAEYWASTLDQLQADPPVRSVAHELLAARHAPWWIRAAMPLVRLMTIGLLPDRVRSMYGFEFGPRQQRRMGMVLRCARVSMRMLPRVIRHFPMHYYLRRLDG, from the coding sequence ATGGCAGCGGGCACGGCAAAGTCGCAGGGCACCCAAACGCGCTCCGAGTCGGTGCTCTCTCGCTTTGCCCCCGAATGCGTCTACCTGCTCGGTGGCGGGCGGGCCATCCTCATGCAGCTGGCGCTGCCGGGGGTCGGCCACGGCGTGGCCAGGCACTCGAGCTTCGCTGCCAACCCGCTTGGCCGCCTCAACGGCACGCTGACCTATATCTACGCGCTGAGTAACGGCACAGATGCGCACCGGGCCAAGGTGCGGGAGATCGTGCACGCCGCCCATGCACCGGTCAAGGCGCCGGCGGCGAAGGATGGATCGCATCCGGCGTATTCGGCACGGGACCCGAAGCTCCAGTTGTGGGTTGCCGCAACGCTCTACGACTCCGCCATGCAGATCCAGCACGCGGTGTTCCCTCCGCTCGACGACGAGACGGCCGAGGCGCTGTACTGCGAGTACGCACAGTTGGGCACCGAGCTGGGCATGCCCGCACACCTGTGGCCTGCTACGCGGGCCGACTTCGCCGAGTACTGGGCCAGCACCCTGGACCAGCTGCAGGCCGATCCGCCCGTTCGCTCGGTGGCCCACGAGCTGCTTGCCGCCCGTCATGCGCCCTGGTGGATCCGTGCGGCGATGCCGTTGGTGCGCCTGATGACCATCGGACTGCTGCCCGACCGGGTGCGCTCCATGTACGGCTTCGAGTTCGGTCCACGGCAGCAACGCCGAATGGGCATGGTTCTGCGCTGCGCCAGGGTGTCAATGCGCATGCTGCCGCGCGTCATCAGGCACTTTCCCATGCACTACTACCTGCGCCGCCTCGATGGGTGA
- the trxA gene encoding thioredoxin gives MASMELTSKNFEAAISGQGTVLVDFWAAWCGPCRNFAPVFEAASEKYPDITFGKIDTEAEQQLAAAANITSIPTLMAFRDGILVFSQPGALPAEALEDLIGQVQGLDMEAVKKDIAAGAEV, from the coding sequence ATGGCTTCCATGGAACTGACATCAAAAAACTTTGAAGCAGCAATCAGCGGGCAAGGCACCGTCCTGGTGGACTTCTGGGCCGCATGGTGCGGCCCGTGCCGCAACTTCGCCCCGGTCTTCGAAGCGGCCAGCGAGAAGTACCCCGACATCACCTTCGGCAAGATCGACACCGAAGCCGAGCAGCAGTTGGCGGCAGCCGCAAACATCACCTCCATCCCCACGCTGATGGCGTTCCGCGACGGGATCCTCGTGTTCTCCCAGCCCGGCGCACTGCCCGCAGAGGCCCTTGAGGACCTCATCGGCCAGGTCCAGGGACTGGACATGGAAGCGGTCAAGAAGGACATCGCAGCCGGCGCAGAGGTGTAA